CGCCGTCTCGCCCGACGAGATCCTCTTCGTCGTCGACGCGATGATCGGTCAGGACGCCGTCAACACGGCCGAGGCCTTCCGCGACGGTGTCGGCTTCGACGGTGTCGTGCTGTCGAAGCTCGACGGTGACGCCCGCGGTGGTGCGGCCCTGTCGATCGCGTCGGTGACCGGCAAGCCGATCATGTTCGCGTCGAACGGCGAGAAGCTCGACGAGTTCGACGCCTTCCACCCTGACCGGATGGCCTCCCGCATCCTCGACATGGGTGACCTGCTCACCCTGATCGAGCAGGCGGAGAAGACGTTCAGCCAGGAAGAGGCCGAGAAAATGGCCTCCAAGCTGGCGTCCAAGAAGGGCCAGGACTTCACCCTGGACGACTTCCTGGCCCAGATGGAGCAGGTCAGGAAGATGGGCAGCATCAGCAAGCTGCTCGGCATGCTGCCCGGCATGGGCCAGATCAAGGACCAGATCGCCAACCTCGACGAGCGTGACGTCGACCGCACGGCCGCGATCATCAAGTCGATGACCCCGGCCGAGCGCCACGAGCCGACGATCATCAACGGCTCACGCCGCGCCCGTATCGCCAAGGGTTCCGGCGTCGAGGTCAGCGCGGTGAAGGGCCTGGTCGAGCGGTTCTTCGAGGCCCGCAAGATGATGTCCCGGATGGCCCAGGGCGGCGGCATGCCCGGGATGCCGGGAATGCCGGGCATGGGCGGCGGCGCCGGCCGGCAGAAGAAGCAGCCGAAGCAGGCCAAGGGCAAGCAGCGCTCCGGCAACCCGATGAAGCGCAAGCAGCAGGAGCTGGAGGAGGCCCAGCGCCGCGAGGCCCAGGCCCAGGGCGGCAACGCGCTCGGGCTGCCGCAGCAGGGCGCCCAGGACTTCGAGCTGCCGGACGAGTTCAAGAAGTTCATGGGCTGACGCCTGTAGCACGTGGCTCGGCGCCGAGCCGAGCCCGTCCGTACACCATGTGGGGCGCTCTTCCGTTCACGGAGGGGCGCCCCACACGGCGTACGGACGGGAAGCGGCTGCGCGCGGGCAGTCGGACGCGCACCGGCGCACGGGCGTCCCGCGGCCGGCGAAGGCCTACGGGGGAGGCGTGGTCCTCGGGGGACGCGGGAGCTTCAGGGAGTCCGCGCGATCAGGTACCGGAACACGTTCGGCATCCACACCGTCCCGTCCGGGCGCCGGTACGGGTGCAGCGCCTCGGTCAGTTCCTTGTCGACCTGCGCCTGGTCCGTCGCCGCGACCGCCGCGTCGAACAGCCCGGTGGACAGCAGGCCCTTGAGGGCGCTCTCCACGTCGGCGTACCCGAAGGGGCAGGCCACCCGCCCCGATCCGTCCGGCCTCAGACCGGCCCGCCCGGCGACCTCCTCCAGGTCGTCGCGCAGCGCCGGGCGCAGTCGGACCGCGCTGCCGCGCAGCGGCTCGGCCAGCTTGGTCGCGATCCGCAACACCGCGGATGTGGCGCAGCGTTCCGGCGGGCCCCAGCCGACGAGCACCACCGGCGCCCTGCGCGCGACGAGCGGGGTCGTGGCCGCGAGCAGACCACCGAGCCCGTCCGCGTCGCCCGCGCGACATCCGATCGGCTCGAACGCGGTCACCAGGTCGTACGCGCGCGTGCCCGGGCCGGCCGTGTCCTTCGGCAACCGGTCGGTGAGGCGGGTGCCGCCACCGTCCCCGCGCGCGCCCGCAGCCCGTTCCCCGGGCTCTCTCGGCAGCAGGCGTTCGCGCGCGAGGGCCAGCCGTTCGGGGGAGGAGGGTTCGACACCGGTGAGGCCCGCCGCGCCTCTGGAGGCCGCCATCAGCAGGGCGAGCCCCGAGCCGCAGCCGAGGGCGAGGAGCCTGGTGCCGGGCCCCACGTCCAGTCGCTCGTAGACGGCCTCGTAGAGCGGGACCAGCATCCGCTCCTGGATCTCCGACCAGTCACGCGCGCGTGCACCCGGGTCCGCGCGGGGCGTCGACCCCGCGAGTGGCAGGTGCTGCCGCACGAGCGTAGGTGTCATGGATAAGCGCCCCAATCCGCCGAGAGTTGCCGCAGTAACCGATCAGGTGGCCCCCGTGCAGTGCGCGCGCACTTCCCCCGTATGCCAGGTAACTCCCCGTACGCGACGGCGTCCAGGGGTCTCGGGCCCCCGCTTGTGCGCCGGCTGTGCCTGTGGCGAGAATTCACATTCCGGCAACTTGGGGCCGTACCATCGCGCCATGGCAAAGGCTCCCGTTCTCACCCCGCGGGCGGACGACTTCCCCCGCTGGTACCAGGATCTGATCAACAAGGCGGAACTGGCCGACAACGGACCGGTGCGCGGCACCATGGTGATCCGACCGTACGGTTACGGACTGTGGGAGCGGATGCAGGCGGAGATGGACGCCCGCATCAAGGAGACGGGCACCGAGAACGCGTACTTCCCGCTGCTGATCCCGCAGTCGTACCTCACGCGCGAGGCGGACCATGTCGAGGGATTCGCACCCGAGTTGGCCGTGGTGACGCACGGCGGCGGCAAGGAACTGGAGGAGCCGGCGGTCGTCCGGCCCACCTCCGAGACCATCGTCAACGAGTACTTCTCCAAGTGGGTGCAGAGCTACCGCGACCTGCCCCTGCTGATCAACCAGTGGGCCAACGTGGTCCGTTGGGAGCTGCGGCCCCGCCTCTTCCTGCGGACGTCCGAGTTCCTCTGGCAGGAGGGGCACACCGCGCACGCCACGTACGAGGAGGCCCGCGACTTCGCCGCGCGCATCCAGCGCGAGGTCTACGGCGACTTCCTGGAGAACGTCCTCGCGATCGACTTCGTCTCCGGCCGCAAGACGGTCAAGGAGCGCTTCGCGGGCGCCGTCAACACCCTCACCCTCGAGAGCATGATGGGCGACGGCAAGGCCCTCCAGATGGTCACCAGCCATGAGCTGGGCCAGAACTTCGCCAAGGCCTTCAACACCCGGTACCTGTCGAAGGAGGGCACCCAGGAGCTGGTCTGGCAGACCTCCTGGGGTTCGACGACCCGCATGATCGGCGCCCTGGTGATGACCCACGGCGACGACGACGGACTGCGGGTGCCGCCGCGGCTGGCGCAGATCCAGGTCGTCGTTCTCGCGATCAAGGGCGACGAGGCGGTTCTGGCCAAGGTCCGCGAGGTGGGCGACCGGCTGAAGGCGGCGGGGCTCCGCGTCCGGGTCGACGACCGCACCGAGGTCCCCTTCGGGCGGCGCGCGGTCGACTGGGAGCTCAAGGGCGTGCCCGTCCGCGTCGAGATCGGACCCCGTGACCTGGAGAACGGCACCGCGATGCTGGCCCGGCGCATCCCGGGAGGCAAGGAGCCGGTGGCGATCGACGCGCTCGAGGGCCTGTTGCCCGCCATCCTCGAAGAGGACCAGACGCTGCTGCTGAAGCAGTCCCGTGAGCGCCGCGAATCCCGCACGACGGACGTCTCGACGATCGAGGAGGCGGCCGAGGCGGCCGTCGCCGGCGGCTGGGCGCGCATCCCGTGGGCGACCCTCGGCGAAGAGGGCGAGGCCAGGCTGGCCGAGCAGTCGCTGACCGTACGGTGTCTGATCGCGGAGGACGGGTCGGTGCCGGACGACGGGGACGCCCCCGGTAACCTCGCGATCGTCGCGCGCGCCTACTGAGACGGCGCCCTCCGCTCGTGAGAGCGACCGAAACGCCTCTTGCGCCCCTGCGGAACATCCCTACCCCGGCGCGCGGACCTCGTCTACGCGCCGGGTCGTACGTGGGCCTACGCACCACCTTGGGGGGAGCTGTGAGGCTTCTCCGCAGATCAGCGCACCCGCCCTCGTCAGGACGCATCAGCGGCAACTGACGGGTACGTGCAAATTATTTGGGATGGCCCGGAATAGGAACACTGGGGCACCCCCGCTCGTTGTCATTACGTGAGCACGACACAGACACCACCTGTTCTCGCCGCAGAGCTGGCAGAGGCGTGGGCCGACATTCAGCGGTACCACCCCGAGCTGCCGGATCTTGCCGCGCCAGAGTCCCTGATCGGGGAGTCGTCGTCCGCCTGCGGTCACGAGCTCTCCTTCGAGCGACTGCTTCACGAGGCAGTCCATGGCATCGCCGCAGCCCGCGGCGTGCGCGACACCTCCCGTGCCGGCCGCTACCACAACCGCAGATTCCTCGCGATCGCCGAGGAACTGGGCCTGGACCACCCCGAGGAGCCCCACCCCAGCAGCGGTTTCTCCCTGGTCACGCTCAACCCCGAGGCCAAGCGGCGCTACCGCCCGACGATCGAGCGCCTCCAGCGGGCCCTCAAGGCCCATCTGGCGGCCACCTCCTCCGACACCACCCGTTCCTTCCGCGGTCCGGCGGCCCGGCACGGCTCCTCCGGCGGCGGCGTCCGGGTCAAGGCCGTGTGCGACTGCGGCCGCAATGTGCGGGTCGTACCTTCGGTCCTGGCCCAGGCGCCGATCGTGTGCGGGGGCTGCGGCAAGCCGTTCCGGATCCCGGAGATCGCGGGCGCGGCCTAGGCACGTGCCGTCATGCACCGGCATCTCGTGGCTGCCGGTTCAGCGTGGTGCGGGGGGCCGTCGAAGGCGGCGCCCCGCAAGCGCCGGGCGTTTCTGCCGCATGCCCGGAAACCACCCGCGGCCGGAAGGGGCCCGCGCGGTGTGGCACAATGGCTAGCTGTACTCGACAGTCGCACAGGACCCCTCTCTCCTCCGGCTGACGCGTCCATCGGGCACTCGGGTACCGCAACCCCACGCGGCCATCTCGCCGTGCCCAACCACGTCAAGACCAGGAGACACCACTTCCGTGGCAGTCAAGATCAAGCTGAAGCGTCTGGGCAAGATCCGCGCGCCTCACTACCGCATCGTCGTCGCCGACTCCCGCACCCGTCGTGACGGTCGTGCGATCGAGGAGATCGGCAAGTACCAGCCGACGTACCACCCGTCGATCATCGAGGTCGACGCCGACCGCGTGGCGTACTGGCTGGGTGTCGGCGCGCAGCCGACCGAGCCCGTGCTCGCCATTCTGAAGAAGACCGGCGACTGGCAGAAGTTCAAGGGCGAGCCCGCCCCGGCGCCGCTGCTCGTCGCCGAGCCGAAGAAGGCTCGCCCGGTGTTCGAGGCCCTCGGTGGCGACGACTCGGGCAAGGGTGAGGCCATCACCCAGAAGAAGAAGGCTGAGAAGAAGGACGAGGCTGCCGCCGAGTCCGAGTCGACCGAGGCCTGAGCAGCATGCTCGAAGAGGCGCTTGAGCACCTCGTGAAGGGCATCGTCGACAACCCCGACGATGTGCAGGTCGCCTCGCGCAACCTGCGCCGCGGGCGCGTGCTCGAGGTCCGGGTCCACCCGGACGACCTCGGCAAGGTGATCGGCCGCAACGGCCGCACCGCACGCGCTCTGCGCACCGTCGTGGGCGCCATCGGCGGCCGTGGCGTCCGCGTCGACCTCGTCGACGTGGATCACGTCCGCTGACGCGTTTCGCAGCACCGGCTCGGGCCGGGGAGGGCCACTGGGCCGTCCCCGGCCCGTAGTCGTTACGGCAGTCGTGACGACAGGTACGACAGGAGATCTTCAGAAGTGCAGCTCGTAGTCGCGCGGATCGGCCGCGCCCACGGCATCAAGGGCGAGGTCACCGTCGAGGTACGCACCGACGAGCCGGAAGCGCGGCTCGCGCCCGGCGCCGTCCTGGCCACGGACCCGGCCTCGACCGGCCCGCTGACCATCGAGACCGGCCGCGTCCACAGCGGTCGTCTCCTCCTGCGCTTCGAGGGGGTGCGGGACCGCACCGCCGCCGAAGCCCTGCGCAACACCCTCCTGATCGCCGAGGTCGACCCCGCGGAGCTGCCCGAGGAGGAGGACGAGTACTACGACCACCAGCTGATGGACCTGGACGTGGTCACCAAGGACGGCGCCGAGGTCGGCCGGATCACCGAGATCTCGCATCTGCCCTCCCAGGACCTCTTCATCGTCGAGCGGCCCGACGGCAGCGAGGTGATGATCCCCTTCGTCGAGTCGATCGTCACCGAGATCGACCTCGAGGAGCAGCGGGCCGTCATCGACCCGCCGCCCGGTCTGATCGACGACCAGGCCGAGATCGCGTCCTCGCGGGACGCGGCAGAGGACGAAGACGAGGGTGCGGGCGCGGGCGCGGACGGGGACCGGCCGTAATGCGCCTCGACGTTCTCACGATCTTCCC
The sequence above is a segment of the Streptomyces asoensis genome. Coding sequences within it:
- the ffh gene encoding signal recognition particle protein → MFDTLSDRLSATFKNLRGKGRLSEADIDATAREIRIALLEADVALPVVRTFIKNVKERALGSDVSKALNPAQQVLKIVNEELVTILGGETRRLRFAKQPPTVIMLAGLQGAGKTTLAGKLGRWLKEQGHSPLLVACDLQRPNAVNQLSVVAERAGVAVYAPQPGNGVGDPVQVAKDSIEFAKTKVHDIVIVDTAGRLGIDAELMRQAADIRDAVSPDEILFVVDAMIGQDAVNTAEAFRDGVGFDGVVLSKLDGDARGGAALSIASVTGKPIMFASNGEKLDEFDAFHPDRMASRILDMGDLLTLIEQAEKTFSQEEAEKMASKLASKKGQDFTLDDFLAQMEQVRKMGSISKLLGMLPGMGQIKDQIANLDERDVDRTAAIIKSMTPAERHEPTIINGSRRARIAKGSGVEVSAVKGLVERFFEARKMMSRMAQGGGMPGMPGMPGMGGGAGRQKKQPKQAKGKQRSGNPMKRKQQELEEAQRREAQAQGGNALGLPQQGAQDFELPDEFKKFMG
- a CDS encoding RNA-binding protein, giving the protein MLEEALEHLVKGIVDNPDDVQVASRNLRRGRVLEVRVHPDDLGKVIGRNGRTARALRTVVGAIGGRGVRVDLVDVDHVR
- the proS gene encoding proline--tRNA ligase, producing MAKAPVLTPRADDFPRWYQDLINKAELADNGPVRGTMVIRPYGYGLWERMQAEMDARIKETGTENAYFPLLIPQSYLTREADHVEGFAPELAVVTHGGGKELEEPAVVRPTSETIVNEYFSKWVQSYRDLPLLINQWANVVRWELRPRLFLRTSEFLWQEGHTAHATYEEARDFAARIQREVYGDFLENVLAIDFVSGRKTVKERFAGAVNTLTLESMMGDGKALQMVTSHELGQNFAKAFNTRYLSKEGTQELVWQTSWGSTTRMIGALVMTHGDDDGLRVPPRLAQIQVVVLAIKGDEAVLAKVREVGDRLKAAGLRVRVDDRTEVPFGRRAVDWELKGVPVRVEIGPRDLENGTAMLARRIPGGKEPVAIDALEGLLPAILEEDQTLLLKQSRERRESRTTDVSTIEEAAEAAVAGGWARIPWATLGEEGEARLAEQSLTVRCLIAEDGSVPDDGDAPGNLAIVARAY
- the rpsP gene encoding 30S ribosomal protein S16; its protein translation is MAVKIKLKRLGKIRAPHYRIVVADSRTRRDGRAIEEIGKYQPTYHPSIIEVDADRVAYWLGVGAQPTEPVLAILKKTGDWQKFKGEPAPAPLLVAEPKKARPVFEALGGDDSGKGEAITQKKKAEKKDEAAAESESTEA
- the rimM gene encoding ribosome maturation factor RimM (Essential for efficient processing of 16S rRNA); its protein translation is MQLVVARIGRAHGIKGEVTVEVRTDEPEARLAPGAVLATDPASTGPLTIETGRVHSGRLLLRFEGVRDRTAAEALRNTLLIAEVDPAELPEEEDEYYDHQLMDLDVVTKDGAEVGRITEISHLPSQDLFIVERPDGSEVMIPFVESIVTEIDLEEQRAVIDPPPGLIDDQAEIASSRDAAEDEDEGAGAGADGDRP
- a CDS encoding SAM-dependent methyltransferase; translation: MTPTLVRQHLPLAGSTPRADPGARARDWSEIQERMLVPLYEAVYERLDVGPGTRLLALGCGSGLALLMAASRGAAGLTGVEPSSPERLALARERLLPREPGERAAGARGDGGGTRLTDRLPKDTAGPGTRAYDLVTAFEPIGCRAGDADGLGGLLAATTPLVARRAPVVLVGWGPPERCATSAVLRIATKLAEPLRGSAVRLRPALRDDLEEVAGRAGLRPDGSGRVACPFGYADVESALKGLLSTGLFDAAVAATDQAQVDKELTEALHPYRRPDGTVWMPNVFRYLIARTP